The Brassica napus cultivar Da-Ae chromosome C7, Da-Ae, whole genome shotgun sequence genomic interval TATAACAGACTAAAATCTTTGATACAAGACTCAACCATTGAGCATCTGCTACCAATTTTTCTCTCCCTTTTGAAAGATGAATTTCCTGATGTACGCCTCAACATCATAAGCAAGCTAGACCAAGTCAACCAGGTTTGCTCCATATAAAATTTAGCTACTTACattgcttttttgttttaaattggtAACTTAATATCTGTTACGGCATGTTATTGGGATTGATCTGCTGTCACAATCCTTGTTGCCGGCGATTGTAGAGCTTGCCGAGGATCGGCACTTGAGAGTTCGTCTTGCTATAATCGAGTATGTTCCTCTGTTGGCCAGCCAGTTAGGTATAGGGTTTTTCGGACAAGCTCGGAGCCCTTTGCATGCAATGGTTACAAGACAAGGTTTATCTTAAATCCTTGATATCAGATCTTTTCTTTAATGGTAGCATAATAACTCATCTACTTGTGATTATGGATATTAATGTTGTTCTCGTCTCCTCCTTCAGGTCTACTCTATCCGTGAAGCTGGAGCAAACAACCTAAAGCGTCTTGCAGAGGAGTTTGGTTCTGAATGGGCAATGCAGCACCTAGTTCCCCAGGTTGTATTTTTTTGGCAATTCCTACTAGAACCTTTCGTATCTATGGCTCTGATCTCGATCCTTGGGTCTTTTTTTGCTTTCATATAAACAGGTATTGGAGATGGTCAACACTCCGCACTACCTACACAGGATGATGGCTCTGCGTGTAATATCTCTCATGGCTCCTGTAATGGGATCAGAAATCACATGTTCTAAGTTTCTTCCCGTCGTAGTTGAGGCATCAAAAGACAGGTGAGATAGATAGAGATGACTTTGGCAAACTCCTTCAGAGAAAAGGTTATTTTCTAACGTGTTGTTGCACATATCTAACCTCTGCAGAGTTCCAAACATCAAGTTCAATGTTGCAAAACTTCTGCAATCCCTCATCCCCATAGTCGACCAATCAGTAAGAATGAGAGATTGAAACATTACTCCAATGTTATATGCTGAACTGTAATGTTATTTGATGTGTTTGTAGGTGGTGGACAAAACAATACGTCAGTGTTTGGTGGACCTGAGCGAGGACCCTGATGTTGATGTTCGTTATTTTGCAAACCAAGCGCTTCAGACCATTAACGTTGCCACAGTGGCGTAATCCTAATTCTTTTCAAGCGTATTACTAATAGATCACCTTTAGTCTTGAATAACTTTTCGTTTAtcaagtttcttgtatttgtgTTATTGCATTGGTTTGTTTTGTGTAAAACGCTATTTTGGCTGCTGGTTATGAACTGCATTTGatatatgttagtaaaattGTATTTCCTTTCTTACATCTTGTGTTCAAAGCCTTGTTTCCAGTATGTTCATCTTAGTTTACTCTGCTGCAAATACCACCCTATCGAGAATCTGACTTTGGACTGTGCTGCTGCTTAATTCTTAGAAATTTGGATGATTCATATGTTACTAAAATCAATTAATCATCGCTCCCTATATCCATAACTACTGTATGTAGCCCTAGCACATCTGTGAAGTGGTTGTGTCCCTTGAACAGTCAGCTTTAACTACAGTTGTTTAGGGATAGATTGATAAGAGTCAAAGCTTGTGGTTGTTTGGTCTTCCGGCTAgttctgtttctttctttcgCTTGTCCAAGCTTTTTTCCTCTTCAATTAATTTGTGTTTAACTAAAAGGCAAAATCAGTAgattatatttgataaattttggtCAAACTAACGTCCACAACTTCTATTCATGACGAAGGAATCATCTACTAGCATAATATTCTACATATATCTCTTCTTTTCCAAGAGACATGGCCTGATCAAGCAGTTGTCAACACTTCACGGGCTCTCGTGCTGCAATGTTGGAGACACGGTGGAGCCTCTTAGTGAAGAAATCAGCATCCCATCTCTGAATCAACAAAGGGTGCAAAACATATGTATATTGATGTCACTGCGCTCTCCACTACAACCATTCCAAGACCCACCTGAAAACCATACGGGATGCTGATTTTCTTCACAGTGGAACTAAAACTACTAAAGAGAACTTCGTTACATATGATAGATTCATAGGTGGCCTAAGCAATGACCCTGAATCTTCTTTGCAGTGCAGTGCACACACTTGACACTTGTAATGATCAAACTCATAGAAAAGATACAAGATctgtcatttttgcaattgacccgTGATTTAAGACAAGATCTAACTTGAAAGGGCAAAGACTTTATGCAATGAAGTGCCGTAGAAAGCAAAACCCGGAAAGAGATTCTCAAATCCTAACTGATTTGCTTAATTTATGTTTATAGATTACAACTGTAAATGATTCTTTCCTTCgtactattataaaaaaattccttatttgagtttatttctcatagaatttctattttttctgcTCGTTTGTGTAATTTCTCATTGTATTCCATTAGACAAAAATTAGAATTAATTCTTTGGAATTGATTTTTGGTTAACTGTTAAAAGTATACTTTTTGCTTAAGTGAGGTAAATTTTATGTGTAGCATGCAACTTTGAAAGTAAAAGAGTATTTTGTTATGAACAAAGGAGAAAGTAAAAGGTGGACAATAACTAGACATGACATAACTTTATTTTGCGCACCGGTTGACATCACAGAAGTGGAAAAGGTAATGATTGACCCGAATGGCTGCTACTTCATTCCTTGTAACGAATGGCTGCTACTTCTTCGCCGCCTGTCTCTATGTGCCATGTTCCTCTCTTTTTCTAGttatgtaaataaaatgatttattttaaaaaagattacACATGTACATGAGGAAATCACTAATCATATACAGTTGTAATTTTCTTGACTTTTTGAACAAATAATTTGTTTAACTTCATCTCCTAACACTTGAGCAGCTAGTGTAAATATTAGTATCCTATAGTTATATACTACTGCTAGTATCCTATAGTTATATACTACTGCTAAGATCGAGCGGATGAGAGATTGCAATTCATATATGTTATTAGATAAAAACTAGATACTGTATTCACTAGCAATTAACACTTGAGCAGCtagtgtaaatatatatatatttttttttgggtgtaaaaAAAGATGATATGGTCAATATAAGCCTCGAGCTAGTGTAAATATTACTCTGGAATAACTACATAtcatcaaaaaaacaaaaaacaaaaactacatATCATCATCATAATACGTAATCAAATCCATACCGATATCAATCAGGTCGTTGCTTCGTCGTGATTCGGAACTATCGTAAAATTATTCAAACGagagaaataaataattagaaaaggaggcaatggttgacaaaaaagaaaaaaaaaaaaagctggcaATTAGAGAATTTTCAGTACTGTAGaagattaatttttaaattaagcaaaaacaaaacaaggtTCCGAGTTGGTGGCTACGGCAAGCAGAAGCATCATCTGAACTGGAATGTCAGAGTTAAAACGTCACGACCAAGAATTTAATTCATTACACACCTCTTTGCAACAAGTAcaagaaaaaacattaaatgctACTAACATTTATTTGTCAAGAATCCAATGAGAGAATTCGCCAAATCGAAACCGACACGTGTCCCTTGCTGCTGCACGTTTCCGATGATCGCAAGCGAACTCGCCGTCGGCGCAAACGCAAGACAGAAAGTCCCCACCGAATCAACCGGAATCATGTAATTCTTCGCCGGCAACGCCAACATGTTCCCGCCGGGAAAATGAAAAGCCACCGTGGGGACCTCAATCGTCGTCTTGGCCGCAAGATTGTAACACGTGTCGAACATCGCAACTCCAGCGGCTTTCTCCAAGTCCGTCGTCCCTTTCACGAACGAGTCTCTGAGCGAGTCGTAGATTCCCGTCTGGAGCCGAGTCACGGCGGTTCCCGAGTCGATAATGATCCCTCCGCCTCCCGACTCGTCCACCTCGAAAGAAGAGCTCGGAATCTGAAGCATCTCGCCGCCGACGCTTATCCCGGTGAGTCCAAGGTAGTAGAACGTGTCGAGCTGGTGGTTACGTAGCAGCGGAGCCACGACGGCGTCGGGAGATATATCCGACCCGAACTCGACGGTGGAAACCGAGTCCGAGTCGCGGTCGACGAGGCAGTAAGAGAACGACGTCGTGTTGAGCTGCGACGGCAGAGCGAGCAAACCGCCGCCGAGACCGAGCAAACCGGCGGCGCCAACGAACAGTCCTTGGTTGCTGTGTCCACACCCAACCGCGACGTTATCGACGGAAGCTGAGCCGATGGTGAGCGTCTCGGTGGCGAGATCGCCGACGGTGTAAGAGCCGTCTCCGTAAGAAACTTCGTAGAGACACGTGGCGTTCCTGCATTCGGAGACTTCGAGGGCCTTGCACTGTGGAGTGTCGCAAGAGAGTGGAGAGTAAGAAGAGGAAGACGACGGCTCGAAGATGGGCTCGGTCTGGTGGTAACAGTCGGCGCAAGGGGCGCATTGTAGCCAGTTAACGTCGCTTCCGGTATCGAGCACCATGTAAACCTCACGCGCCGGGTTTCCGATACCGACGCTTGTGAAATACTCGCCGCTTCCTTGAGTCGTGCCGGAGATCAAAGGAGCTTCGATCTCTTGCTGTTCCGTGGTGTACATTGTGGTAATAACGGGCTTGAGATCTGCTTTGGATATGTTGTTAGTGGCTAGATCTAAACGAGCCATGAGGAATTTGACTCGGGCTGAGTCACGGTCGAGTCTAGCTAGCGTGAGAGACTTGTAGTCTGGGTGCTCATTTCCTCGGACGGAGGCTCGTGAATGAAGTTGTAAGCTAAATGAAGAGGATGGAGAGTGTATCTGTTCGTCTTGCTGGTTCAGCTGAAACGACGACGCATCCTTGGTTTTGCGTATGCAGTCGGCCACATCAAGAATCGTTGAAGTAGTTACAGAGATCTTTGGCAAGATTCTGGAAGTAACCAAGGAATGTGAAGcgaggaagaagacgaagagaagAAAGCAGCGGTGAGAACAACACATTTTTAGTTCCCGACCGTTAGATGGACCAAGAGTGAGAGATCTTCTCTTACTTatcgaagagagagagaggacaagACAAAAGTGAGTTTTGTGGTGGGGAAGGGAAGAAAGTGAGACAAAAGTGAGTTTTGTGGTGTTTTGCAGCTTCCAAGGAGATTTATATACGAGCAATCTTTGGAAGAAACAAGAAGATATATAAATGGTTAAAGGGGAAGAGGTTTCTTCATCGTCTTTAGGTGTAAAGATTAATTATAACTTCGTTTTATGATCTCAATGCGGTTAGTGTGGCGATTATTAGTAATATCTACTCCTTAGTtcctaaaaaatagattttttagtattttcacatatattaaaaaaaacacactaaactatcataataaatatatcgttttctgtaattttcaattttcaataaattttaaccaatagtaattcaataaaatcaattaattttcttgaaatttacaattttttcatagaaaacataaaaaatacatctttcGAACGAACGTTTTTTTCTAGAAAGTTTATCACTAAGAAATGGAGGGAGAGTATCTTGTTTAGAATCTCATGATTCTCACTTTTTCATCTTCGTCCTTATTTAAGTGTTTTTGACAACGAGCTTAGCTTTTTGCTAGTGACTTTCAAGTAATTGACAGCTCATCCATTTCGTATTCTATTACCCAAGCAAATACATAATAAAACTATATGGTATTAAACAATGTAACTAAGCAAAGTAAAAAGCTTTATATAATACACACTTGCGCGATAATGCATACATATTACAAAATGGAGCAACTCTTTAACAGTTGTCTCTATTCATGGCCGCGGAGGCTAACTATCTCGGTGATTGTTTTAGATTTCCATCATTCAAAATAATGATATCCTGATTATTGTGCCGGTAGCGGGAAAACTACTCCTAAGATGTTTGATATCTGATGATTATTCTCTTCGAACATTAAGTGAATGTACCAAGATAGTTGAAGTTGATCGATCatatgtttgtttatttataccGAGTTGCCTCGGTTCCTATTTGGGTTCTGTCGGGAAGGAAAGATGGTACGGATAACACAGTCGAGGCGTATTGCTGCTGCGCACTATTGCTAAAAGGGGGCCTGAGGAATGTGATGTTCAGCTATCCCATTAGGTTTGATGGTTCTACTTTTAGaggttaaaataaaaatacaagttcAAAACTTCAACTATCCATAGAGAGATTTACAAGCAGAGTTAGAATCTAAGTGTTGGATAAGCTTGAAAGATACTTGAGATACAAGTTTCCCATTCTCTAATGAGTTGTGTTTATCTAAAGAGAATGGGAAATATATAGTTGAGttaatcctaatgagtttaggataaATTAAGTGTTATATAAGGAGATGCAAGAGTGTTGCATAACTTGTGAGTTTTAGAGTTTGTGATTGAGAGCTTAAGGTTTTGTGGTAGTTTTCTTAAGAGATTAATAAGAGAGAATACTTATTAAgagtttgtgtttgtgtgttctTGAGACCTGATTtcaatatttggtatcagagtcATCCAAAACCATGGGTGATATTGTTGCTGCGACAGGAAGAGATAAAGATGGTGGAGGACTTTCAACGATCAAGTGTCCTATGCTCACCGCAACAAACTATACAGTATGGTCTATGAGGATGAAGATTACGCTACGAATACATAAAGTTTGGGAAGTTGTCGAAGCTGATTCGAAGAATGGTGAGAAGAACGACATGGCGCTAGGACCGTTGTTCCAATCAATTCCCGAGAGTCTTATCTTACAAGTTGGAGAACTTGAGACGGCGAAAAAGGTGTGGGAAGCAATCAAGACGAGACATGTAGGGGCTGAAAGAGTAAAAGAGGCTCGGCTACAAACGCTTATGACCGAGTTCGATCGGTTAAAGATGAAAGACTCCGAGAatattgatgattttggagGCAAATTGTCCGAGCTAGCTTTGAAATCAGCTGCATTGGGTGTAACAATCGAAGAAGCTAAGTTGGTTAAAAAGTTTCTCATGAGTCTTCCACGGAAGAAGTACATACATATTGTTGCTTCTCTCGAGCAAGTCCTTGATCTTAACATAACTAGCTTTGAAGATATTCTAGGACGTTTAAAAGCATACGAGGAGCGCATcgccgaggaagaagaggttaATGAGGATCAAAGCAAGTTGATGTATGTGGATGGACAAGCAAATCCATATCAACAAGATCAAACAAACCAATATCAGCACGAGCAAGTTAACCGTGATTATAATGCCGACCAATACAGAGGTAGAGGCAGAGGAGGTCGTTTCAACAGAGGAAGGGGTCGCGGACGTTATAATGGAGGAAGAGGTGACTATAATGGAGGTAGAGGCGATGGAGGAAGAGATGCATCACGCATCACTTGTTTTCATTGGGATAAAATAGGTCACTTCGCGATGCATTGCCCGGACCGCTTGTTGAAACTACAAGAAGCGCAAGAGACTGATAATACATCAACACAAGAAGCTGATGAGCTCATGATGCATGAAGTGGTGTTCTTAAACGAGAAGAACATAGTGCCAGAGAAGTATGAAACAAACACATGCGAAGAAGACTTATGGTATCTCGATAATGGTGCTAGTAATCATATGACGGGAGATAAGAGGTATTTCTCTAAGTTAGACGATACAGTTACGGGAAAAGTACGTTTTGGTGATGATTCTCGGATAGATATCAGAGGCAAAGGAACGATCTCATTCGTTGATTTGAACGGTGAATCAAGAATAATGACAGATGTGTATTTCATTCCCGAATTGAGAAGCAACATCATTAGCCTGGTGCAAGCTACAGAAGCTGGATGTGACATAAGGTTGAGAGGAGAGTTATTGACTATGCATGATCAGAACAAGAAGCTACTTGTTACTGCTAAACGATCGAAAAATCGATTATACAAAGTACGTATGGGAGTTAAAACCACGACGTGCCTTCATCTATCCACGGAAAGGAAGTCAAGTAGATGGCATGCACGTCTAGGCCATGTAAACTTGGAGACCATACGCAATATGATGCAAAGAGAGCTGGTTCTAGGAATACCAAGTGTTAAACTCGAGAAAGAAGTGTGTGGTTCCTGCTTGCTTGGGAAACAAGCAAGACAAACTTTTCCCAAAGCGACTTCCTACAGAGCTTCAACGGTGCTGGAACTCCTACATGGAGATCTTTGTGGACCCATAACACCAGGAACACCTGCGGGAAAGAGATATATCTTCGTAGTCATCGACGATCACACGAGATACATGTGGTCTATGCTTCTAAGAGAGAAAAGTGAAGCTTTTGAGAGCTTCAAGAGGTTGAGGAGTGCAATAGCACAAGAAACAGGGGGGAAAATACAAGTCTTCATGTCAGACAGGGGAGGAGAATTCGTGTCTCAAGAATTCAATACGTTTTGTGATGGCGCAGGCATACAACGTCACCTCACGGCACCGTACACGCCTCAACAAAACGGTGTCGTTGAGCGGAGAAACCGCACGATGATAGAGATGGCAAGGAGTATGTTGAAGCATATGCACATGCCTAACTACCTTTGGGGGGAAGCTATACGTCATGCTACATATCTCCTTAATAGAGTAGCCACGAGGGCTTTAAAAGAGAAGACGCCATATGAAGTGTTCCGCAAGAAAAGGCCTAACGTCAGCCATCTTCGAGTATTTGGGTGTATTGGATATGCAAAAATTGATGGTGCAAagctgaagaagcttgatgataGGTCTCGTATGTTGGTGCATATAGGGATAAAGCCTGGATCAAAAGCTTATCGCTCGTACGATCCAAACTCTCGAAGAATTGTTGTAAGCAGAGATGTCGTTTTCGATGAAGAAAAGGGATGGAACTGGAGTATAGAGAGCTCAGAAGCACAAGGCAATGAGAGCTTTGACGTGGTAATTGATGATCATGGGAAAATCGAAAATAAAACCTTAGAGGATACAGTCAAGCAAGAGCCCATCGAAGAAGAAGTTGTCGAagccgaggaagaagagaatgAGATGGAGCCACCATCCTTAAGGAGATCCGAGAGACAAACGACACAGCCTAAGTATCTTGATGATTACGTTCTGTTGGCAGAAGAGCTAGGGGAAGAAGTACTAATGTATATAAATAACGAACCGAGGAACTTTGAAGAAGCTAAAGGTTCGAGAGAATGGACTAAGGCGTGTGAAGAAGAGATTGACTCGATCATCAAGAATAAAACGTGGATAATGGTCGATCTTCCTATAGGAGCAAAAGCAATTGGGCTAAAGTGGGTGTTCAAACTCAAACGCAACTCCGATGGAAGCATCAACAAATACAAAGCTCGACTTGTCGCAAAAGGATATGTACAACAATACGGAGTTGACTTTGAAGAGGTATTTTCACCTGTGGCACGAATTGAAACAATAAGATTGTTGATCAGTCTCGCGGCAACTAACGGATGGGAAGTGCATCACCTCGATGTAAAGACAGCTTTCTTGCACGGAGAACTCAAAGAGATCGTGTACGTATCCCAACCGGAAGGGTACAAGAAGAAGGGACAAGAGAATAAGGTTTACAGGCTCAATAAAGCTTTATACGGCTTGAGACAGCCGCCAAGGGCCTGTAACCATAAACTCAACACGATTCTTATGGAGCTCGGGTTCCATAAGTGCTCGAAAGAGCCGTCAGTATACATAAATATGGTGAAAGGAGAGCTTCTTGTGGTGGCAGTGTATGTTGACGATTTGTTCGTAACGGGAACATGCAAGAAGCTTATAGATGAGTTTAAAGATGGGATGTCAAAGAAGTTCGACATGAGTGACTTAGGGAGATTAACATATTACCTCGGGATGGAGGTGTGTCAAAGCGATTGGGGAATCACTTTAAATCAGAGTCGTTATGCGTTGAGGATACTCGAAGAAGCCGGTATGTCTAAGTGTAATCCAACACAATCACCTATGGAGATCGGGCTTAATTTATCTAAGGCAGAGGAAGAGAAGGAGATCGATGCAACAAGGTTTCGGAAACAGATTGGTTGCTTGAGATACTTACTTCACACTAGGCCTGATCTATCGTTTGTTGTGGGTGTGTTAAGCCGGTATATGCACAGCCCTCGGGAGTCTCATGGTGTCACGTTAAAACAATGTTTGAGGTATCTACAAGGCAGCACTGGATATGGTTTACGGTTTGAGAGATCATTGAACAGAGTACCTCGACTGATCGGGTATAGTGATTCAAGTTACAACGTTGATCCTGACGACGGACGAAGCACAACGGGTCACATCTTCTACTTTGGCAGGAGCCCAATCACATGGTGTTCGACCAAACAAGAAACTGTCGCATTGTCAAGCTGCGAGGCCGAGTTCATGGCTGGTACGGAGGCAGCTAGACAAGCTATATGGCTTCGAGATTTGCTAAGCGAAATCACTGGTCAAGTGGAGCAGAAGGTTATAATTCGGATCGATAATCAATCTGCGATTGCCCTAACCAAAAATCCGGTATTTCATGGGAGAAGCAAACACATACTAACGAGATATCACTTTATCAGAGAATGTGTAGAGAACGGGAAAGTTGAGGTAGAACACGTTCCAGGAAGTGAAAAAAAAGGCAGATATCTTGACAAAGGCTTTAGGGAAAGTCAAGTTCCGAGAAATGAGAGAGTTCATAGGAGTACAAGAGTTGGAGTATAAGAACTTCAAGTTTAGgagggagaatgttggataagcttGAAAGATACTTGAGATACAAGTTTCCCATTCTCTAATTAGTTGTGTTTATCTAAAGAGAATAGGAAATATATAGTTGAGttaatcctaatgagtttaggataaATTAAGTGTTATATAAGGAGATGCAAGAGTGTTGCATAACTTGTGAGTTTTAGAGTTTGTGATTGAGAGCTTAAGGTTTTGTGgtagtttccttaagaaatTAATAAGAGAGAATACTTATTAAgagtttgtgtttgtgtgttctTGAGACCTGATTTCAATACTAAGTCTGTCGCAATCAAGATATCTCCCATGGAACAAGACGAATTTCTACAATGAACAAAGAACAATCATAACCAAAGCGATCCTGGGAGAGATTAACAATCAGAATCGCAATCAAGCTATATCCCATGGCGCGAGACAGATATTTACAATGAACAAAGAACAATCAGAATCAAATTAAGTAAGAATCAAAACGATAGTAGGATCTAGTGATCAACATCGAGATCTAAGTCAAAATCGAACGATCCATGGAGAGATATACAAGCAAAATCAGAATCTAAGTCTGCCGCATTCAAGCTATCTCCCATGGTGCGAGAGAGATACAATGAACCATCAAAATCAAACTAAGCAAGAATCGAAACGATAGTAGGATCTAGCGATCTACCTCAAGGTTGGGATCCATTGCTGGAGAAATGAATTTGAATTTCAACTTAGCGGGGATAGTGTTCTTCGTCACACTTGCAAGAGAAGGAAAGGATTACTGGTTGTTTCCCTTATATAGAAGGGCCTCAGAGTTCAAAGCCCAACAGTCTAAACCTCATAGGGACCATGCTTTATCTCGGCCCAAAAAATTAGACACGTGAAAGACTCGGCCTAATAATAAGTTGCTAGATGATAACCCGcgtgagtttttataataatgtttgtttattaaatggttttaacattttgcaacactacaatctttatcgattataaaatgacgaatacaaatgttggtctcttaaatatattatcgttgttgaagagttaacgttttacatctcattttaattatttttaaaacttcatatgcacacaaaaaattaagttttgcggctgacacaaatcaccaaaaccaaatatgcAACATCGAATGTATAACGACGAAAAGGGATTAGTTTTTCTGCTCTCggtttgtttactattgactctccataagtgaatttattttctacctctataaaattgtgctttcattctcgtatttttttattaatatgagttaagtttttttttttaatttcttctatgaattcagtgaattaaataagtgtcaatttaaaaaaaatggacatttgtaaaaattagtttcactccagatacatatctaagaatcaaaattttgaaaaaaaatcaccggaaaactatattaacatattagtcttcaaatataatatatcaagctgttatagaattaatatataagtacagacttgaaatataaatgtctgtctagtatatattcaccagttcggtctaaaaatcatctaattctagaacaacaaaacaaattacttatttcactAGTTCGGGTAATATTTGAATCTAAACGGGTAGTATCCGAATATAACtaaacataagtatacttaaccctatatttctagtttacttctctcattttattcaaaatatttacattaatgatgcttattgctcaaaattagataatatacatataattatggacaaaattattttctactcacttaaatatatatatatcaagctcttgtttcttgcattaacaaaagttgcatctaaaatttcaaaacaacaactaaattcgtatctttctatttttaaagttttatctccaaacttattaatagtttaatttttaaaaaattagaaaaccagttaaaatatattttaaatacaaaaatcttaaacaatgaatcatttatttattttttattcaaaatttaaatatccgaaccggcccaaaatatccaaaccgaacataaaatacccgaacccggctcgaagtgtagaaatagccgaacataaaatacccgaacccggcTCGA includes:
- the LOC106367557 gene encoding protein ASPARTIC PROTEASE IN GUARD CELL 1 yields the protein MCCSHRCFLLFVFFLASHSLVTSRILPKISVTTSTILDVADCIRKTKDASSFQLNQQDEQIHSPSSSFSLQLHSRASVRGNEHPDYKSLTLARLDRDSARVKFLMARLDLATNNISKADLKPVITTMYTTEQQEIEAPLISGTTQGSGEYFTSVGIGNPAREVYMVLDTGSDVNWLQCAPCADCYHQTEPIFEPSSSSSYSPLSCDTPQCKALEVSECRNATCLYEVSYGDGSYTVGDLATETLTIGSASVDNVAVGCGHSNQGLFVGAAGLLGLGGGLLALPSQLNTTSFSYCLVDRDSDSVSTVEFGSDISPDAVVAPLLRNHQLDTFYYLGLTGISVGGEMLQIPSSSFEVDESGGGGIIIDSGTAVTRLQTGIYDSLRDSFVKGTTDLEKAAGVAMFDTCYNLAAKTTIEVPTVAFHFPGGNMLALPAKNYMIPVDSVGTFCLAFAPTASSLAIIGNVQQQGTRVGFDLANSLIGFLTNKC